A genomic region of Cytobacillus luteolus contains the following coding sequences:
- a CDS encoding Na+/H+ antiporter family protein, translating to MNAVLIAVAVMLVLSLLRVNVVFALVTGALIGGLTGGMSLEATISTFSNGLGSSAVVALSYALLGGFAVALSKTGLPDAMVQMALKIVGKNGESKKKSYSKVLVVLIILVISIFSQNVIPIHIAFIPILIPPLLKVLNELRFDRRLIATVITFGLTAPYILLPVGFGKIFHDILQTNMMDSGLEVSVSDIPIAMLIPVLGMLVGLLWAVFFSYRKPRNYQTVEIAGGTENIPVTFSTKSLLFAVISIVVALVVQLQVDSMIFGALAGIVVIYVSGSMKWREADTLLTDGMKMMAFIGFVMLAASGFADVLKETGDVDRLVEQSAAIIGGNQSLAALLMLLVGLLITMGIGSSFSTIPIIATIFVPLSIQLGFSPMATIALVGTAAALGDAGSPASDSTLGPTAGLNADGAHNHIWDTCVPTFLHFNVPLIVFGWIASMVL from the coding sequence ATGAATGCTGTACTTATTGCGGTAGCTGTTATGTTAGTTTTAAGCTTACTGCGTGTAAATGTTGTTTTTGCCCTGGTAACCGGTGCACTAATTGGAGGTCTTACAGGGGGTATGAGCCTAGAAGCTACCATTTCGACATTTAGTAATGGTCTTGGAAGTAGTGCTGTAGTTGCGTTAAGTTATGCTCTATTGGGCGGTTTTGCAGTAGCTTTATCTAAGACTGGTTTACCAGACGCCATGGTGCAAATGGCACTAAAAATCGTTGGTAAAAATGGTGAATCTAAGAAGAAGTCTTATTCAAAAGTTCTTGTGGTCCTTATTATTCTAGTAATTTCTATTTTTTCGCAAAATGTAATACCTATTCATATCGCATTTATCCCAATTTTGATTCCTCCTTTATTGAAGGTGTTAAATGAACTAAGGTTTGACCGAAGATTAATAGCAACCGTAATTACTTTTGGACTAACAGCTCCTTATATATTACTACCTGTTGGTTTTGGAAAAATCTTTCATGATATTCTTCAAACAAATATGATGGATAGTGGGCTAGAAGTAAGTGTTAGTGACATTCCTATTGCCATGTTAATTCCCGTTTTAGGAATGTTAGTAGGACTTTTATGGGCAGTGTTTTTCTCTTATCGAAAACCAAGAAACTACCAGACTGTAGAAATCGCGGGTGGCACTGAAAATATTCCGGTAACTTTTTCGACTAAAAGTTTACTTTTTGCAGTTATTTCAATTGTTGTAGCACTGGTTGTACAACTTCAAGTAGATTCAATGATATTTGGTGCATTAGCAGGAATTGTTGTTATCTATGTAAGTGGTTCAATGAAATGGCGTGAAGCTGATACTCTGCTAACAGATGGTATGAAGATGATGGCCTTTATCGGCTTTGTGATGCTAGCTGCATCAGGCTTTGCAGATGTATTGAAAGAAACTGGAGATGTAGATCGTCTAGTAGAGCAGTCTGCGGCTATTATTGGAGGAAATCAATCCCTAGCAGCACTTCTTATGTTACTAGTTGGCTTATTAATCACAATGGGTATTGGTTCATCGTTCTCAACGATTCCTATTATTGCAACAATCTTTGTTCCCTTAAGCATTCAATTAGGGTTCAGCCCAATGGCCACGATTGCATTAGTTGGTACTGCAGCAGCACTAGGGGATGCGGGCTCACCGGCATCAGACAGTACGCTTGGACCAACTGCTGGGTTAAATGCAGATGGTGCACATAACCACATTTGGGACACATGTGTTCCGACTTTCTTACATTTCAATGTTCCACTCATTGTGTTTGGGTGGATTGCTAGTATGGTTTTATAA
- a CDS encoding response regulator transcription factor — protein sequence MRILIVEDDNSMLEVICTALRNDSYQIDACSTGDEGLLYASNAVYDLIILDIMLPGADGLTIVKHIRKRGFDTPILLLTAKDAIEDRVRGLDSGADDYLTKPFAISELLARVRALIRRKAGMQSEGLLKYGPISIRSDVHDGYVNEQPLKLAGKEYDLLELFLRNPKRILTKDQIFDSIWGFESDSAPSVIDVYVHHLRKKLANYNCQGYIETIRGVGYMMKGNE from the coding sequence ATGAGGATACTTATAGTTGAAGATGACAATTCGATGCTTGAGGTCATTTGTACAGCGCTTAGAAATGACTCATATCAAATAGATGCATGCAGCACAGGTGATGAGGGATTGCTCTACGCCTCAAATGCTGTGTATGACCTTATCATCCTTGATATTATGTTACCAGGAGCAGACGGATTAACAATTGTTAAACACATTAGAAAACGGGGATTTGATACCCCTATTTTGCTGTTAACGGCTAAGGATGCTATAGAAGATAGAGTAAGAGGGCTCGATTCTGGCGCAGATGATTATCTGACAAAGCCGTTTGCCATTTCTGAATTATTGGCTCGTGTTCGTGCATTGATTCGTAGGAAAGCTGGAATGCAATCAGAGGGACTTCTAAAGTATGGTCCTATAAGCATTCGAAGTGATGTTCACGATGGGTATGTAAATGAACAACCTTTGAAATTGGCAGGGAAAGAGTATGATTTGTTGGAGCTCTTTTTAAGGAACCCCAAACGAATACTAACAAAAGATCAGATATTTGATAGCATCTGGGGGTTCGAGTCAGATTCAGCACCTAGTGTAATCGATGTTTATGTACACCATTTACGAAAGAAACTAGCAAATTATAATTGTCAGGGATATATTGAAACGATTCGCGGTGTAGGTTATATGATGAAAGGAAATGAGTAG
- a CDS encoding dimethylarginine dimethylaminohydrolase family protein: MTNDSRTTFCRTEYDVLKRVILCEPKYMTIRDVINETQRHFEKEGIHIEKAMQQHKELVKTLESNGIEVVLLPADEKFHEQVFTRDIGFTLGKTTYVAEMAADARVGEENVLKKWLEDNEISYYNLIGDHIEGGDVIIDRDTVFIGLSDRTDMKAIEHMQSLMCDFEVVAIPFTEKFLHLDCVFNIISPDLALFYPEAFTEKEKNILSSRYELIEVSKEEQFTLGTNILSIGNKRILSLPVNKGVNEQLRSRGFEVIEVDITEIIKSGGSFRCCTMPILREA, translated from the coding sequence ATGACTAACGATAGCAGAACGACTTTTTGTCGAACCGAATATGATGTTTTGAAGAGAGTAATTCTATGTGAGCCAAAATATATGACAATACGTGATGTTATAAATGAAACACAAAGGCATTTTGAAAAAGAAGGCATACATATTGAAAAGGCAATGCAACAGCACAAGGAGTTAGTAAAAACTTTAGAGAGCAACGGTATTGAAGTTGTTCTATTACCTGCAGACGAAAAATTTCATGAACAAGTTTTTACTCGAGATATTGGATTTACTTTAGGAAAAACCACTTATGTTGCTGAAATGGCAGCTGATGCACGAGTAGGAGAAGAAAATGTTTTAAAAAAGTGGCTTGAAGATAATGAAATTTCCTATTATAACTTGATTGGAGATCATATTGAGGGTGGGGATGTCATTATCGATCGGGACACTGTTTTTATAGGGTTAAGTGATCGTACTGACATGAAAGCAATTGAGCATATGCAAAGTTTAATGTGTGACTTCGAAGTAGTTGCCATTCCTTTTACTGAAAAATTTTTACACTTAGATTGTGTTTTTAATATTATTTCTCCTGACCTTGCACTCTTTTACCCTGAGGCATTTACCGAAAAAGAGAAGAATATTCTTTCTTCACGATATGAATTAATCGAAGTGAGTAAGGAGGAACAATTTACGTTAGGCACAAATATTTTATCTATAGGAAATAAAAGGATACTAAGTTTACCGGTAAATAAAGGGGTAAATGAACAACTTCGAAGTAGAGGTTTTGAGGTAATTGAAGTAGATATAACTGAAATTATTAAATCTGGTGGATCATTCCGATGCTGCACAATGCCGATTTTACGTGAAGCGTGA
- a CDS encoding nuclease-related domain-containing protein, whose protein sequence is MIIKTWKKSIELLKLEALLRRLSKSHPKRQLVEKDYAIKSAGFRGELSLDYPLGFLPEKDYLIFHNIRLKFNDNYFQIDTLLISPKFILILESKNISGILEFDHLNKQLIRTFNDSINVYPDPVQQVKLQRFQLGSWLELNKITTIPIKTHVVVTNPNSLIRIVPRNTYYQKKIIRSTILFERIKELSTQFNNDLLSRKEIRKLSNLLLKLDTPLNPDILKTYQINPNDLVKGVHCPSCDTIPMARVRGSFLCPQCTTISKDAYLASLSDYALLVKPTITNTEMREFLLIHSASIVKKMLATLNLSYTGTTKDRRYHLPSNE, encoded by the coding sequence TTGATAATAAAAACTTGGAAAAAGTCAATAGAATTATTGAAATTGGAGGCTCTGTTACGAAGATTATCTAAAAGTCATCCAAAAAGGCAATTAGTTGAGAAAGACTATGCAATTAAATCGGCGGGTTTTAGGGGGGAGCTATCTCTGGATTACCCTTTAGGATTTTTACCTGAAAAAGATTACTTAATATTTCATAACATCAGATTGAAGTTCAACGATAATTACTTCCAAATCGATACTCTTTTAATTTCTCCTAAATTCATCCTCATCCTTGAATCAAAAAATATCTCTGGAATATTGGAATTCGACCACTTAAACAAACAACTTATTCGAACTTTTAACGATAGTATTAACGTCTATCCAGATCCGGTACAGCAAGTTAAATTGCAGCGTTTTCAACTTGGTTCCTGGCTAGAGTTAAATAAAATAACAACGATTCCAATAAAGACTCACGTAGTAGTCACAAATCCAAATTCACTAATAAGAATCGTTCCCCGAAATACATATTACCAAAAGAAAATCATCAGAAGCACTATCCTGTTTGAGAGAATAAAAGAACTAAGTACACAATTCAACAATGATTTATTATCTAGAAAAGAAATTAGAAAGCTTTCAAATCTCCTCTTAAAGCTAGATACCCCTTTAAATCCGGATATATTAAAAACATACCAAATTAATCCTAATGATCTAGTAAAAGGTGTTCACTGCCCGAGCTGTGATACAATTCCAATGGCTAGAGTAAGGGGGAGCTTTTTATGTCCACAGTGCACCACAATTTCTAAGGACGCATACCTAGCTTCATTAAGTGACTATGCCCTTCTAGTTAAGCCTACTATTACCAATACTGAGATGAGAGAGTTCTTACTCATTCACTCAGCATCAATCGTTAAAAAGATGCTTGCTACCTTAAATCTATCCTATACTGGGACGACTAAGGATAGAAGATACCATCTTCCTTCAAATGAATAA
- a CDS encoding biotin transporter BioY, producing MSSITNSKFRAIDITYVGMFAALMAIGANITSWAPFLQVANVPLSMGPFFAILAGLLLGSRLGAISMTVYMLIGIAGAPVFAQFSSGISVIIGNTGGFILSYIAAAYLAGKIVESKEKPNLSVFITASLAGIAAIYFIGTNYMYLALNVWMDVEMGYGTAWVVMTWFAVKDIVFTILAAMIAPRIYYALKRNSGVNTITTKAS from the coding sequence ATGTCATCTATTACAAACTCTAAATTCCGTGCTATTGATATTACGTATGTCGGAATGTTCGCTGCTCTAATGGCAATTGGCGCTAACATTACTTCATGGGCACCCTTTTTACAAGTTGCCAATGTCCCTTTATCTATGGGTCCCTTTTTTGCTATTTTAGCAGGATTACTATTAGGTAGTAGACTTGGTGCTATCTCTATGACTGTTTATATGTTAATTGGGATCGCAGGTGCTCCAGTATTCGCTCAGTTTAGTTCAGGAATCAGTGTTATCATCGGAAATACAGGTGGATTTATTTTATCTTATATTGCTGCTGCTTATCTTGCAGGAAAGATTGTTGAATCAAAAGAAAAACCAAATCTATCGGTTTTTATAACTGCATCTCTTGCTGGTATTGCAGCTATTTATTTTATAGGTACTAACTACATGTACCTTGCTTTAAATGTCTGGATGGATGTTGAAATGGGCTATGGTACTGCTTGGGTAGTTATGACATGGTTTGCCGTTAAAGACATAGTCTTTACAATTCTTGCTGCCATGATCGCTCCACGAATTTACTATGCATTAAAAAGAAATTCAGGTGTGAATACGATTACGACGAAAGCTTCATAA
- a CDS encoding sensor histidine kinase → MFRKTRHRLAFTNASILFVILILFSSALYLFTEQRIYSQIDSKMVTEAKPYLLDERRLVYINQNYNNRSNLTKIAQTPTLYLLWDGNRNIAFQYPLTVFKNDELLFLSSTLSSSKGETVEIQNSSFRIINFVERYENGEERKILQAIRNIDQEIGMLKDLRIIILVGIGVGMIVAIITAFYLAQRALKPIQVSWDKQQQFVADASHELRTPLAAIQANTELLLHQPHQTIESESKTIANVLKETKRLNKLVDHLLTLARSDTNQLQLQKVELQLDKVIQTVIEQFSVLCEIKGVSFEATIDNELKMAGDEERIKQLLYIILDNALKYTPEKGVVSLTAQENGRQVVIIVKDSGMGIKDDDLPYIFDRFYRGDKSRSGNGAGLGLSIARWIVEAHSGRIVIKSQEGKGTEVKLTF, encoded by the coding sequence ATGTTTAGGAAGACTAGACACAGATTAGCGTTTACAAATGCGAGTATTTTGTTTGTTATTTTAATCTTGTTTAGTAGCGCGTTATACCTCTTTACAGAACAGCGCATTTATTCTCAAATTGATTCAAAAATGGTTACGGAGGCTAAACCGTATTTATTGGACGAGAGAAGGCTGGTATATATAAATCAAAATTATAATAATCGTTCAAATTTAACTAAGATAGCACAAACTCCAACGCTTTACTTACTATGGGATGGGAATCGAAATATCGCTTTTCAGTATCCCTTAACCGTTTTTAAAAACGATGAATTGCTTTTTCTCTCATCTACACTTTCTAGTTCTAAAGGAGAAACGGTTGAAATTCAAAATAGCTCATTTAGAATCATTAATTTTGTTGAAAGATATGAAAATGGAGAAGAACGAAAAATTTTACAAGCCATTCGTAACATTGATCAAGAAATAGGCATGCTGAAGGACCTTAGAATCATCATTCTAGTTGGTATTGGGGTAGGGATGATTGTTGCTATTATCACAGCTTTTTATTTAGCACAGAGAGCACTTAAGCCAATTCAGGTATCATGGGATAAACAGCAACAATTTGTTGCAGATGCATCGCATGAATTACGTACACCTTTGGCGGCTATCCAAGCAAATACAGAACTTTTACTACATCAACCACACCAAACAATTGAAAGTGAAAGTAAGACAATTGCAAATGTGCTAAAAGAAACAAAAAGATTAAATAAGCTAGTCGATCATTTATTAACGCTTGCAAGGTCAGATACAAATCAGCTGCAGTTGCAAAAGGTAGAGCTACAGCTTGATAAGGTCATTCAAACTGTTATTGAGCAGTTTAGTGTTTTATGTGAAATTAAAGGTGTATCTTTTGAGGCCACTATAGATAATGAGCTAAAGATGGCTGGAGATGAAGAGAGAATAAAGCAATTACTTTATATCATTCTGGATAATGCTTTAAAATATACTCCTGAAAAAGGAGTTGTATCACTAACGGCACAAGAAAATGGTCGTCAAGTAGTAATTATTGTGAAAGACAGTGGTATGGGGATAAAGGATGATGATTTACCTTATATATTTGATCGTTTTTATAGGGGAGATAAGTCTCGTTCTGGAAATGGTGCAGGACTCGGATTATCCATTGCAAGATGGATTGTAGAAGCTCATTCTGGAAGAATAGTGATTAAAAGCCAGGAAGGAAAAGGCACAGAGGTGAAGTTGACATTCTAA
- a CDS encoding sulfite oxidase-like oxidoreductase gives MYFGKKVENKNERIPPNQHVTTSFPVLHHGNVPYYRNLHEEWSLTLFGLIEGEEKVLSYDDFYKLPQANSLNDIHCVTGWSKLDNTWNGVFVKDLVRGIQIKPEAKFVILHAEEGWTTNLPIEDFLKETSMLAHSHNDKPLTPEHGYPVRMVIPHLYFWKSAKWIRAIEFTDKNKPGFWERNGYHMFGDPFKEQRFSWD, from the coding sequence TTGTACTTTGGAAAAAAAGTTGAAAATAAAAATGAAAGAATTCCTCCAAACCAGCATGTAACAACGTCTTTTCCTGTGTTGCATCATGGCAATGTTCCTTACTATAGGAATCTTCATGAAGAATGGAGTCTAACCTTGTTTGGGCTAATCGAAGGAGAGGAGAAGGTACTAAGTTATGATGATTTTTACAAGCTACCACAAGCTAATTCTTTAAATGATATTCACTGTGTAACAGGTTGGTCTAAGCTTGATAACACATGGAACGGTGTATTCGTTAAGGATCTAGTAAGGGGAATTCAAATTAAGCCAGAAGCGAAGTTTGTCATTTTACATGCAGAAGAAGGCTGGACAACAAATCTACCTATTGAAGATTTTTTGAAGGAAACAAGCATGCTAGCACATTCTCATAATGATAAACCATTAACTCCGGAGCATGGCTATCCTGTTCGAATGGTAATTCCACATTTATATTTTTGGAAAAGTGCCAAGTGGATCCGCGCCATTGAGTTTACAGATAAAAATAAGCCCGGATTTTGGGAAAGAAATGGGTACCACATGTTCGGAGATCCCTTTAAAGAGCAGAGGTTCAGCTGGGATTAA